The proteins below come from a single Roseiflexus sp. RS-1 genomic window:
- a CDS encoding ADP-ribosylglycohydrolase family protein, whose protein sequence is MPLPADYIERVYAGVLGKIIGVYLGRPFEGWTYDRIFAELGEVWYYVHEKRGVPLVVTDDDISGTFTFVRALPDYGNTRELSPAQIGQTWLNYIIENRAILWWGGMGRSTEHTAFLRLKRGIPAPRSGSAALNGRVVAEQIGAQIFIDGWAMVAPGDPELAADLARRAASVSHDGEAIYGAQVLAAMESLAFVERDLGTLLDTATTFIPRDSVIFRLITDLREWRARFADWRVAHKRIVAHYGYDRYGGGCHIIPNHALIHLGLLYGEDDFQRSLMVTVTAGWDTDCNAGNVGCLLGIKNGLAGIDAGPDWRGPVADRLYLPTADGGRAVTDAVRETYAIVNVGRALAGEAPLAPKQGARFHFELPGSVQGFFADESADSRDTLRLENVPGHSVHGSRSLALRYRHLAPGRAARAATATFLLPEMSHMPGYTILASPTLFAGQLLSARICADETNPAPVQCRLYLLVYDANDAPVRVYGTAATLAPGGDHTFAWRIPDTGGQPIAAVGVEVCGRGCGTVYLDYLTWEGAPETSLCRPIGGGTMWRRAWVDGVSIHEQGAHEPYRLIQNEGTGLLIQGSREWRDYRVSATLTPHLAAACGVGVRVQGMRRYYALLLTFTAHGIGIVQLVRVLDGATLLAEAPFAWKYDQRYVFDLSIVGNDLRGIVQMPDGNSVSLDARDDMLEGGGVALIVAEGAIEAGEVTVRPV, encoded by the coding sequence ATGCCGTTGCCTGCCGATTATATCGAACGTGTCTACGCTGGCGTTCTTGGGAAGATCATCGGTGTCTATCTGGGGCGTCCATTCGAGGGTTGGACATATGACCGGATTTTTGCGGAACTGGGTGAGGTCTGGTACTACGTTCATGAGAAGCGTGGCGTGCCGCTGGTGGTGACCGATGATGACATTTCCGGTACGTTTACATTTGTGCGCGCTCTACCGGACTATGGGAACACGCGCGAACTCTCTCCAGCGCAGATCGGGCAGACCTGGCTGAACTATATTATCGAGAACCGCGCGATTCTCTGGTGGGGCGGTATGGGTCGTTCAACCGAACACACCGCCTTTCTGCGCTTGAAGCGCGGTATTCCTGCGCCGCGCAGCGGATCGGCTGCGCTGAATGGGCGTGTTGTGGCGGAGCAGATTGGCGCCCAGATTTTTATCGATGGCTGGGCAATGGTCGCGCCTGGCGACCCGGAACTGGCTGCTGATCTGGCGCGTCGCGCTGCGTCGGTGAGCCATGATGGCGAGGCGATCTATGGTGCGCAGGTGCTGGCAGCCATGGAGTCGCTGGCGTTTGTCGAGCGCGATCTGGGTACGCTGCTCGATACTGCGACGACGTTCATTCCGCGCGACTCGGTCATTTTTCGCCTGATTACCGATCTGCGCGAGTGGCGTGCCCGGTTCGCCGACTGGCGCGTTGCGCATAAGCGGATTGTTGCACATTACGGCTATGATCGCTACGGCGGCGGTTGTCATATCATTCCTAATCACGCCCTGATCCACCTGGGTTTGCTGTACGGCGAGGATGATTTTCAGCGGTCGCTGATGGTGACGGTGACTGCTGGCTGGGATACGGATTGCAATGCAGGCAATGTAGGGTGCCTGCTGGGGATCAAGAATGGATTGGCAGGCATCGATGCCGGTCCTGACTGGCGCGGTCCGGTTGCGGATCGTCTCTATCTGCCGACTGCCGACGGGGGGCGTGCTGTGACCGATGCAGTGCGTGAGACATACGCCATCGTCAATGTCGGGCGGGCGCTTGCGGGTGAAGCGCCGCTTGCACCCAAGCAGGGCGCGCGTTTTCATTTTGAGTTGCCAGGAAGTGTGCAGGGCTTCTTCGCCGATGAAAGCGCCGACTCCCGGGATACCCTGCGTCTTGAGAACGTACCCGGTCACAGTGTACACGGAAGTCGGAGCCTGGCGCTGCGGTACCGTCATCTCGCGCCGGGGCGTGCTGCGCGTGCGGCGACAGCAACATTCCTCCTTCCCGAAATGTCTCATATGCCCGGTTACACCATCCTTGCCTCGCCGACCCTGTTTGCGGGTCAACTCCTCAGTGCGCGGATCTGTGCGGATGAAACCAATCCTGCACCGGTGCAGTGTCGTTTGTATCTGCTGGTCTACGATGCTAACGACGCGCCTGTGCGAGTGTACGGTACGGCGGCAACGTTAGCGCCAGGCGGCGATCACACATTTGCGTGGCGCATACCGGATACCGGTGGTCAACCAATTGCTGCGGTCGGTGTCGAAGTGTGCGGGCGGGGGTGTGGAACTGTCTACCTGGATTATCTGACGTGGGAAGGCGCACCGGAGACGTCGCTGTGCCGACCGATTGGCGGCGGAACAATGTGGCGCCGCGCATGGGTCGATGGTGTCAGCATTCACGAGCAGGGCGCACACGAACCATACCGCCTGATCCAGAATGAAGGCACAGGGTTGCTGATCCAGGGTTCGCGCGAATGGCGCGATTATCGTGTCAGCGCAACCTTGACGCCGCATCTGGCAGCAGCCTGTGGTGTGGGGGTGCGTGTTCAGGGGATGCGCCGCTACTACGCACTTCTTCTGACTTTCACAGCGCACGGTATTGGCATTGTGCAACTGGTGCGCGTTCTCGATGGTGCGACCCTGCTTGCCGAAGCGCCTTTTGCCTGGAAGTACGACCAGAGGTATGTTTTCGATCTGAGCATCGTGGGGAATGATCTGCGTGGTATTGTTCAAATGCCCGACGGTAATAGCGTGTCATTGGATGCCCGTGATGATATGCTGGAAGGCGGCGGAGTGGCGCTGATCGTGGCAGAAGGCGCTATCGAAGCCGGTGAAGTGACAGTGCGACCTGTCTGA
- the rsmG gene encoding 16S rRNA (guanine(527)-N(7))-methyltransferase RsmG: MDMLLNTARAWGLRLDQRQIEQFARYSAELRAWNTRVNLTAITDEEGIVARHFLDSLRCALSWGDAPSSLIDIGSGAGFPGLPLKILRPELRVALVESVGKKAAFLRHMITVLDLRDVTVLTARAETVGRDPQHREQYDVVTARAVAELATLAEYCLPLCRVHGRVLAPKGSDIADEVARARTAIERLGGRVIDVEPVTIPGVEPRTLVVIAKVAPTLAAYPRAVGVPARRPIH, from the coding sequence ATGGATATGCTCCTGAACACCGCACGTGCGTGGGGATTACGCCTCGATCAGCGGCAGATTGAACAGTTTGCCCGTTACAGCGCTGAACTTCGCGCCTGGAATACGCGCGTCAACCTGACAGCAATCACCGACGAGGAAGGAATTGTGGCGCGCCATTTCCTTGACTCGTTGCGCTGTGCGTTGAGCTGGGGAGATGCACCGTCGAGTCTGATCGACATCGGCAGCGGAGCGGGCTTTCCAGGATTGCCGTTGAAGATCCTGCGCCCAGAACTGAGGGTCGCCCTTGTGGAGAGCGTTGGCAAGAAAGCCGCATTTCTGCGACATATGATTACTGTGCTGGACCTGCGGGATGTGACGGTGTTGACCGCTCGCGCTGAAACGGTTGGGCGCGACCCGCAGCACCGTGAGCAGTACGATGTTGTGACCGCCCGCGCTGTGGCAGAACTGGCGACGCTTGCAGAGTATTGTTTACCGTTATGTCGAGTTCATGGGCGTGTACTGGCGCCAAAAGGGAGCGACATCGCTGATGAGGTAGCGCGGGCGCGCACTGCAATCGAACGACTCGGCGGGCGGGTGATCGATGTGGAACCGGTTACCATCCCCGGCGTCGAACCGCGAACCCTGGTGGTCATCGCCAAGGTTGCGCCAACCCTCGCCGCCTATCCTCGCGCCGTCGGCGTTCCCGCCAGACGCCCCATTCACTAG